From Callithrix jacchus isolate 240 chromosome 3, calJac240_pri, whole genome shotgun sequence, a single genomic window includes:
- the GPR78 gene encoding G-protein coupled receptor 78, producing the protein MGTGEALLVGLLVLVLAVALLSNALVLLCCACRAELRARASGVLLVNLSVGHLLLAALDMPFTLLGVLHGRPPSMPGTCQAIGFLDTFLASNAALSVAALSADQWLAVGFPLRCARLLRPRNAGLLLACAWGQSLAFAVAALGCSWLGYSSTFASCSLRLPPEPEHLRFAAFTAAFHAVGFALPLAVLCLTSLGVLRVARSHCRRMDTVTKKALVLLTDLPSVRQRCLIQQKQRHHRATRKIGVSIVTFLICFAPYVVTRLVELMPSVTVNPHWGVLSKCLTYSKAAADPFVCFLLCRPFRQVLAGMAQQLLKRSPPPASAHHSSLDAENDSCLQQSR; encoded by the exons ATGGGCACCGGCGAGGCGCTACTGGTGGGgctgctggtgctggtgctggccGTGGCGCTGCTATCCAACGCGCTGGTGCTGCTCTGTTGCGCCTGCAGAGCCGAGCTCCGTGCGCGCGCCTCGGGCGTCCTCCTGGTGAACCTGTCTGTGGGACACCTGCTGCTGGCGGCGCTGGACATGCCCTTCACGCTGCTCGGAGTGCTGCACGGGCGGCCACCATCGATGCCTGGCACGTGCCAAGCCATCGGCTTCCTGGACACCTTCCTGGCGTCCAACGCGGCGCTGAGCGTGGCGGCGCTGAGCGCGGACCAGTGGCTGGCTGTGGGCTTCCCGCTGCGCTGCGCCCGACTCCTGCGACCACGCAATGCTGGCTTGCTGCTGGCCTGTGCCTGGGGACAGTCACTGGCCTTTGCTGTCGCTGCCCTCGGCTGCTCCTGGCTTGGATACAGCAGCACCTTCGCATCCTGCTCGCTGCGCCTGCCGCCCGAGCCGGAGCACCTGCGCTTCGCAGCCTTCACCGCTGCGTTCCATGCCGTGGGCTTTGCGCTGCCACTGGCAGTGCTCTGCCTCACCTCGCTCGGGGTGCTCCGGGTAGCGCGCAGCCACTGCCGGCGCATGGACACCGTCACCAAGAAGGCGCTCGTGCTGCTCACCGACCTGCCCAG TGTGCGGCAGCGCTGCCTCATCCAGCAGAAGCAGCGCCACCACCGTGCCACCAGGAAGATTGGTGTCTCTATCGTGACCTTCCTCATCTGCTTTGCCCCATACGTGGTGACAAG GCTGGTGGAGCTCATGCCTTCCGTCACCGTGAACCCCCACTGGGGCGTCCTCAGCAAGTGCCTGACCTACAGCAAGGCAGCGGCCGACCCGTTCGTGTGCTTCCTGCTCTGCCGGCCGTTCCGCCAAGTCCTGGCTGGCATGGCGCAGCAGCTGCTGAAGAGGTCCCCGCCCCCAGCGTCTGCCCACCACAGCTCTCTGGACGCAGAGAATGATTCCTGCCTGCAGCAGTCACGCTGA